In Panicum virgatum strain AP13 chromosome 4N, P.virgatum_v5, whole genome shotgun sequence, a single window of DNA contains:
- the LOC120671040 gene encoding uncharacterized protein LOC120671040, whose product MGAATTPSSIDGSSGGGFPSSSPAEVASPSPAWFDVAGSDPSSPGSWDKDPRPSGGFMGYFRNQPHNLHMAGAPIYNSSLNRPLSNNDNDNDNEVEIIIDVSQKYCNSVALICAPYISIN is encoded by the exons ATGGGCGCGGCGACGACACCATCCTCCATTGATGGATCTAGCGGAGGTGGCTTCCCCAGCTCTTCCCCAGCGGAGGTGGCTTCACCTTCTCCAGCTTGGTTTGATGTGGCCGGCAGTGATCCCTCTTCTCCAGGATCATG GGATAAAGATCCACGTCCATCTGGTGGATTCATGGGCTACTTCAGAAATCAGCCACACAACCTTCATATGGCTGGTGCACCTATTTACAACAGCTCTTTGAACAGACCATTGTCCAACAATGACAATGACAATGACAATGAAGTGGAAATTATTATTGATGTTTCTCAAAAATATTGTAATTCTGTTGCTCTTATTTGTGCTCCATATATTTCTATCAACTAG